TTCTCCTTGCTGTATAGTCTTCGAATGGGTTTGGAATACTTGACTTACTATCTATGGTTAACTTTTTTCTACTACATGCTTGGAGGGTTTTTTTGAATAGTCTACATAAAATAAAAAAAATGGGTTCAAGACAATTAAGTGTGTACGCCGTCATAGCCCTTCTTTTTATTACCTCAATTATCTTTGTAAATAATAATTATTCATTCTATGAACGGCCAATAGCCAAGGTTATTAAAACAACCTTGGAAAAGACAACAGAAACGAATGAGATTAATGAAATTAAAGATCAACTATATACCCAGAATATACTAGCTCAATTAAAAAATGGAGATGAAAAAGGACAGCATATCCAGTTAACGAATGAATATTCCTCATCAGGAGCTTATGATCAAGAATATCAGGTGGGAAATGAATTATTTGTTTCCATTGATCATGAGAAAAAATCAGAATTAACGGGTACTATAAAAGACGTAAAACGTGATAAGTACGTGCTGATTGTTGCATGGGTGTTTATTTTTACATTACTTATCGTTGGAAAAAAACAAGGTTTATTATCGGTTATAAGTTTGGCAGTCAATGCCATTTTGTTATCCTATGCACTTGATATTTATTTAAAAACATCAAATATAAGTTTGGTACTCGTATGCAGTATCAGTATTATCCTATTTACGGTTCTTTCCCTATTACTCGTTAATGGTTTTAATGAGAAAACCTATGCAGCAATTATCGCAACCCTATTAGGTACTTTTGTTTCGTTGTTGATTACCTATCTTGTCATGTGGCTTACTTCTGAAAATGGTCTGCGATATGAAGAAATGCAGTTTATTTCTCGTCCGTATAAAATGGTATTTATAGCAGGGTTATTAATAGGATCCTTAGGTGCCGTAATGGATGTTGCCATTACCATGTCTTCTTCGATTTTTTGGCTGTATGAAAAAAATAACGAGATTTCAATAAAAGCACTTAAGACCTCAGGACTGGAAATCGGAAAAGACATAATGGGCACCATGACCAATATTTTGTTCTTTGCCTATATAAGCGGGACCATTCCGATGATAATTTTATATTTAATGAATTCCTCTGCACTGGGTTTTACTCTTTCTATGAACCTATCTTTGGAATTAGCTCGAGCCCTTGCTGGAGGGATAGGAATCGTCCTAACGATACCAATCGGTCTTTATATTTCTATATTTTTTGTTAATCGAAAGAGGACCAAATCATGAATATATTATTTGTATTAGCAGCTATTTTATTTTTTTTGATGTGTATAATTGGCGGCAAAAAGGGAGCCCGTTCCTTTTTTGCTTTATTCTTAAATTTTGGTGTGTTCCTAATTACCATCTTTTTTATGACCAATACACGTATTGATCCATATATCATCACATTGAGTGCATGTGCGGTGATTAGTTATATTAATTTATTCTTTATTAACGAAGTGAACAGTACAACAAAAGCAGCTTTCCTTTCATCTATTATCACAATCGTGATTTTACTTCTCTTCATTGTGCTTGTGACGGAAAACACCATGATACAAGGTTTTGGCGAAGAAGAAGTAGAAGAGCTTAGTGTCTTCTCCCTTTATATTGGAGTCGATTTTGTTAAAATAGGCGCTTCAGTCATTATCATGAGTACAATTGGAGCCATTATTGATACAGCAATGGCCATTTCCTCCCCGATGAGAGAAATGTTCCTTCACCATCCCACGATCAATAAAAAAGAGTTATTCACATTTGGGATTAACATTGGAAAGGATATTTTAGGAACAAGTACAAATACCTTGTTTTTCGCCTTTTTTGGAGGCTATTTGGCATTGTTGATTTGGTTCAAAGATTTATCCTATTCTTTTGGAGAAATTCTAAACTCGAAAATCTTTAGCGCTGAAATGATTACCATTTTTTGTGCAGGAACAGGTGTGGCGCTGATCATTCCTATAACTTCGATGATTACAGCCTATTTCTTAGTGAACACAAGAGAAAAAGTTAACTAGGAACCAACAAAAACCTGAGTTTGACAATAAACTGATGGTCAATGTTATATAAAGAATGTAGGAATCAGATACAACCAAAATCCATTCCTACTACTCTAATAAGGAACCTCCAATAAAATACTAGTTTAGTTAGGCTGACAAGAAACATTGTCAGCTTCTTTTCAATCTGATTACCCAAAAACTCGTTGAATTTGCTCAACAGTAGACAAATGAACATATCGTGTTAGTTCTGGTAAAAAAGCCACCGTTCATACAAGTGTCGGCATTACTAAATGACTAAGTAAATCTATTGAATTTCCCTCTTGACCTACTGAACCCATACCAATCAACTTGGCTTGACGTATTTATTCGTGGCGCATGACTTATCAATGGTACGTTATATATCAGACCGGATTGGAGTTATAATAGTAGAAATTGCGGAAAGTGAAGAATTATACAAGAAACCACTCCATCCGTATACAAAAGGTTTATTTTCTGCTTTGCTTATCCCAGGTCCAAAGCAAACAGTACTTGATGAAAATGAGAACTCTATCCAAGGTGAGCTACCAAGTCCAATTAACATTCCAAAAGGTTGTAGATTTCGCAGTCGCTGTCCTTATGCAATGGACGTATGCGCTCATAAAGATCCAACGCTGCAAGAGATAGAAACAGGACATTTTGTTGCTTGTCATTTATATGATATAGAGGGAGATAAGGTAAATATTTAATTTCTAAACGATATCTGGAGATTCATTCATTTTTAGAGGGAAATACGCAATTTGTTTTCTAACCCAGTGATTTCACTGGGTTTTTGGGTTGCATTTTACTTGGTAAAAGGCATATGATAGGAAAGGATTATCCGGACTGCGGATAAAAAATCGATTTTATAATGAAAGAGGCTTATGTATGATTACCTTGAAAAGTGAACGTGAAATTGAACTAATGCATGAAGCGGGCAAGCTTCTTGCTGAAACTCATAGAAAAATTGCCGAAATGATTAAACCAGGAATTACGACGCTTGAAATAGATGCCTTTGTTGAGCGTTTTCTTGCTGAAAACGGTGCAACACCAGAGCAAAAAGGCTACCATGGCTTCCCTTTTGCTACTTGTGCCTCAGTAAATGATGAAATTTGTCATGGCTTCCCATCGACCAAAGCTTTAAAAGAAGGCGATATCGTTACAATTGATATGGTTGTGAACTTGAATGGTGGTCTGGCTGACTCTGCATGGACGTACCCGGTTGGTAAAGTATCAGAGAAAACAGCACATTTGCTCGAAGTAACTAAGAATGCTCTTTATAAAGGAATTGAGCAGGCGATACCAGGTAACCGCCTTGGAGATATCGGCCATGCTATTCAATCCTATGTTGAAGGGGAGAAGTACTCAGTTGTTCGTGATTTCACTGGACACGGAATTGGTAAAACGATGCATGAGGATCCGACAGTTCTTCATTATGGTAAACCAGGTAAGGGTATGCGTTTAAAAGAGGGCATGGTCATTACAATTGAACCAATGGTTAACGAAGGAACATGGCACATGAAAATGGACAGAAATGATTGGACTGCCCGTACAACGGACGGTAAGCTGTCTGCTCAATATGAACATACACTTGTGATCAAAAAAGACGGAGCCTTTATATTAACGGACCAAGACTAAACACAAAAGCAGTGCCTTTCCAATTGGAGGGCACTGCTTTTTTTTGATCAAAAAAGCTATTCAAGCTCCTAGTTGTCATTACTGATATTATGTCTACTTCAATTCATCCTTTTTTAGTTATCACCTCACGTTTTTCTTCACTCATTCATTTCGCTCCCTTATTTCGGTTTTTTTCTTACTATGAAAGAATGAATGGTAAAAATTATTTCAACAACAACCTCGCTAGAATATATATAATTTCCTGACCGCTCCTTAATAGTAATAAACCTTGATATAACAGCTTGTCAAGAGGTTTTTATCTGGCAATTTCTATTAATTAGAGGGATAATATAGATATGAGTAGAACGCATATTCTAATGACTTTTCATTGGACTACAGGAGAGAATGAAAGGAGTTGCCCAAATGGAGAAAGGGAAACAGCAAGAAACTTCATTTGAATCAATCGGCCTAAGCCAACGGGAATTTTTCACATTGTTCTTATTACAAACTTTATCCAAGGAGCCAAATTATCCGAGGGCCATTCATGATGAGCTAAACGTATCTTTTACTGGAAAAGTTCATAGCTATGATTATCTATGTAAAACGGCTCGACAGCTTGCAGGCTCAGGACATCTAGAGTTGTATGCTGAAAATGGTAAGAAGTATTATAAAATTACGAATAAAGGCAAAGAATTATTTACATGGTACCGTGACAATTTTTCAGAGAGGTTTAAAGAGGTCAAAGCGGTCATTGATCGAGTCATGTATGATCTAACAGGAACAGGTGTAAATCCACCAGTTGTTCGTGAGCTTCCTGAAGAATATCGTTCCTATTTCTCGAAAATTGTATCTGTTAAGGACCTTGTTCGCTACGTGACCTTAAGGGCAGCATCTAAAAGTAAGCGAATTTATATGGGAGAAATTGCGGAGTTATTAAAAACAAAATTTGGTTGGATTGCGAGTAATGGGTACTTATATGATTTATCGCATGAAATGGAAGAAGGCAGCCTGCTCAACGGTTATTGGGAAAGTGAAAAACGTACGAAGCGTTATTTACAGATTACTGAAGAAGGACACCATCATTATAAGCAAATTGCCGATTCAGCTGCTTTTCAAGTAAGAGAAGTTCAAAAGTACCTCGGGAATGTTCTAGCTTTTCTTGAAGGCAAAGAACTTATTAGTCAGGAAGGAAACTAAACGATGAAATATGAAAATCTTGATGGCATCAATACACTGAAAACGGTGAAGGATATGCTGCGATGGAGTCAGGAAAGACGTAGTAAACATAAAGATCTTTCTGTCCAACTTCAACAATGTGAGACAAAGGAAATCAGCAAACTTCATCGTAACGATAAAAGCCTTTCGATTACTTGGGTCGGGCATTCTACTTTCTTAATTCAAATCAATGGTGTAAGTATAATAACGGACCCAGTCTGGTCACTAAGAATGGGTACTCAAAAAAGGCTGACTGAACCAGGACTAAATACGAGTGAGCTGCCGCCTATTGATATCGTGCTGATCTCACATGGACACTATGATCATCTTGATTTTGCTAGCATTCGTCGCTTGCCGGGGAAGCCAGTCTACTTGGTTCCATCAGGTTTAAAGAAAGCATTTATTCTCCGAGGATATAAAAATGTGATAGAAGCGAATTGGTATGAGGGCTTTGTTGATTCAGGCCTAAAACTCACGTTTGTACCAGCCCAACACTGGACGAGACGAACAATATCAGATACGAATACATCCCATTGGGGCGGCTGGATGATAGAGGACCTGCAGACAAAACAGACTATCTATTTTGTTGGTGATACTGGATATTTTAAGGAATTTAAAGATATAGCAAACCGATTCAACATCGATTATGTATTGATGCCAATCGGAGCCTATGAGCCAGAGTGGTTTATGAAGGATTCACATATTAATCCTGAAGATAGCATTAAGGCGTTTCTAGAACTAAACGGATCATATTTTATCCCGATGCATTACGGAGCGTATCGACTGGCTGATGATACGGGTCCTGAGGCCCTAGAACGATTAAGAAATGAGTGGAATCGTCTGGGGCTTGCTGATAACTTACTTAAGGTTTTAAGAATTGGTGAAACGTTGTGGGAGAATTAAGCTTGATTTTTTCTGTTAACGGGTACAGTTCTGTATAAAGCTTTAAGAGGGGGATAAAGATGGATAAAGATAAAAATGAAGAACTACAAAAGGAAGAACTAGGCAGTTTATTTACATTAATCAGGAGTCAAATTGATAAATTACCGATCTCGTCCAGCAAGAAACAGAAGATGACAGAACAAATTATGAAACTTAAATTACTGACTGTTGATTCTAGGGAACCCAGGATTGCTCTCGTTGGCAGGCGCGGGTCTGGAAAATCATCATTAATTAATGCAATGTTCGGCGAGGAAAAGCAATATGTCAGTTCAGTAAAATCTGGGACCGGTAAGGGTAAATGGTTATGGTACCCGAATGATCAAAATAAAAAGATTCGCCTGCTTGATTCACGTGGATTAGGTGAAAGTGAAAATCCAACAGAAGGCTTTGATATGAAGACACCGATGGAGGAATTGGCACAAGCTGTCAACACAGAACAGCCGGATGTTTTTTTATTTCTAATTAAAGCCAAGGAAGCGGACGCTCGTATTGAAGAAGACCTGAATGAACTTAAAAAACTTCGGAAAATCGTTAGAGATACCCATCAATACGATGTACCTGTTATCTGCGTAGTCACTCAAGTAGATGAATTGGATCCACCTCATTATAAGCGTTCTCCATTTGATGAACATCCAAAAAAGAAGAAGAATATTGACGAAGCAGCATCATTAATGGCAAAACGATTTGCTGAAGCAGAGATCCCGCTTATAACAGTAATTCCAACCTGTTCGTATCTCGAGTTTGATGAGGAAGGAAACATTGAATATGATATGCGCTGGAATATTAATTTATTGGCAGAGTATTTGATAGATGCCTTACCCAGTCAAGCGCAGCTAAAGACAGCAAAAGCGATGCAGAGCCAGCATGTGAAAAAGAAGTATGCAGTGAAAATTGTTGGGACCTTTACAGCGATAGCCAGTTTAATTGGTGCAGAACCTATTCCATTTGCAGACTTTCCCTTTTTAACGGCCTTACAAGGAATTATGATTATCGTCATTGGCTTTATTGCGGATAAAGAACTCAATACAAAAACAGCAGGAGAATTCATTGCCGCCCTGGGTGTCAATGTCGGACTTGGTCTCCTTGTTCGTGAAGGAGTTCGAGCAGCCGTTCGCTTTATCCCAGCAGCAGGTAGTGCTGTTTCGGCTGCTGTTGCCGGCGGTGTGACCTTTGGAATTGGGCAGGCAGCGATTGTTTACTTTATTGAAGGAAAAAATATTGATCAAGCCCGTGATGCGTATAAACGGGGAAATAAACTTTTCAAGGATACAAAGGAAGAATAGTTTATTTCCTGAAAAGACAATGATTTTGTTGTCTTTTCAGGCTTATTTGTTTTAGCAGACTTCATCAAGGTGATATGATAAAGGAAGAAAATAGATTGGTTCAAATGAGAAAGGATGATAAAGTTGTCGTTTTATCAGACTAGTGAACAGAAAAAATACATAGAAGAGCTTGGTATAGCGATTAAAAGTTTTGCTGCTCGAGAAGCAGAACTGGATGAAACAGGGAACTTTCCATTTGAAAATATTAAAGAACTAAAAAGCTTTGGGTATACGAAATTAACGCTTCCGAAACAGTATGGAGGAAGCGGTAGTTC
The Peribacillus sp. FSL H8-0477 genome window above contains:
- the map gene encoding type I methionyl aminopeptidase; protein product: MITLKSEREIELMHEAGKLLAETHRKIAEMIKPGITTLEIDAFVERFLAENGATPEQKGYHGFPFATCASVNDEICHGFPSTKALKEGDIVTIDMVVNLNGGLADSAWTYPVGKVSEKTAHLLEVTKNALYKGIEQAIPGNRLGDIGHAIQSYVEGEKYSVVRDFTGHGIGKTMHEDPTVLHYGKPGKGMRLKEGMVITIEPMVNEGTWHMKMDRNDWTARTTDGKLSAQYEHTLVIKKDGAFILTDQD
- a CDS encoding YibE/F family protein → MNILFVLAAILFFLMCIIGGKKGARSFFALFLNFGVFLITIFFMTNTRIDPYIITLSACAVISYINLFFINEVNSTTKAAFLSSIITIVILLLFIVLVTENTMIQGFGEEEVEELSVFSLYIGVDFVKIGASVIIMSTIGAIIDTAMAISSPMREMFLHHPTINKKELFTFGINIGKDILGTSTNTLFFAFFGGYLALLIWFKDLSYSFGEILNSKIFSAEMITIFCAGTGVALIIPITSMITAYFLVNTREKVN
- a CDS encoding MBL fold metallo-hydrolase; translated protein: MKYENLDGINTLKTVKDMLRWSQERRSKHKDLSVQLQQCETKEISKLHRNDKSLSITWVGHSTFLIQINGVSIITDPVWSLRMGTQKRLTEPGLNTSELPPIDIVLISHGHYDHLDFASIRRLPGKPVYLVPSGLKKAFILRGYKNVIEANWYEGFVDSGLKLTFVPAQHWTRRTISDTNTSHWGGWMIEDLQTKQTIYFVGDTGYFKEFKDIANRFNIDYVLMPIGAYEPEWFMKDSHINPEDSIKAFLELNGSYFIPMHYGAYRLADDTGPEALERLRNEWNRLGLADNLLKVLRIGETLWEN
- a CDS encoding YibE/F family protein; the protein is MGSRQLSVYAVIALLFITSIIFVNNNYSFYERPIAKVIKTTLEKTTETNEINEIKDQLYTQNILAQLKNGDEKGQHIQLTNEYSSSGAYDQEYQVGNELFVSIDHEKKSELTGTIKDVKRDKYVLIVAWVFIFTLLIVGKKQGLLSVISLAVNAILLSYALDIYLKTSNISLVLVCSISIILFTVLSLLLVNGFNEKTYAAIIATLLGTFVSLLITYLVMWLTSENGLRYEEMQFISRPYKMVFIAGLLIGSLGAVMDVAITMSSSIFWLYEKNNEISIKALKTSGLEIGKDIMGTMTNILFFAYISGTIPMIILYLMNSSALGFTLSMNLSLELARALAGGIGIVLTIPIGLYISIFFVNRKRTKS
- a CDS encoding GTPase family protein, which produces MDKDKNEELQKEELGSLFTLIRSQIDKLPISSSKKQKMTEQIMKLKLLTVDSREPRIALVGRRGSGKSSLINAMFGEEKQYVSSVKSGTGKGKWLWYPNDQNKKIRLLDSRGLGESENPTEGFDMKTPMEELAQAVNTEQPDVFLFLIKAKEADARIEEDLNELKKLRKIVRDTHQYDVPVICVVTQVDELDPPHYKRSPFDEHPKKKKNIDEAASLMAKRFAEAEIPLITVIPTCSYLEFDEEGNIEYDMRWNINLLAEYLIDALPSQAQLKTAKAMQSQHVKKKYAVKIVGTFTAIASLIGAEPIPFADFPFLTALQGIMIIVIGFIADKELNTKTAGEFIAALGVNVGLGLLVREGVRAAVRFIPAAGSAVSAAVAGGVTFGIGQAAIVYFIEGKNIDQARDAYKRGNKLFKDTKEE